A stretch of the Sulfuricurvum sp. genome encodes the following:
- a CDS encoding proton-conducting transporter membrane subunit codes for MLLTLILLPIATAFLTLFSSKRMQYFLSGAVLAIGSYQSIVLFTSAENMSFHLSSLFNTVIIAADIILLLYFLYQGTKHNSSKVIVLAVVQLVLFLYIEHAASSGHSAQVVVDGLSKYTMEYDISSGHSAEIVVDGLSKFMFLIINIVGGIIVLYSVRYMEDEEATLRKKQLFIAGMFLFLSVMNAIVCANSLMLFFFLFEMTTLASYQLIAFRNDELSRTNALRALWMNQIGGAVILAGALIALRSANTLMFDTLLQHSGGMLLLALALLSMSALVKGASVPFDSWLLGAMVAPTPVSAMLHSATMVKIAPYLILKLAPVLGTTLLGGVLSIIGALVFVAASYLALSRSVFKEILGYSTVALLGLMMALAAIGTKETMMLAMVLMLFHALSKALLFLAAGVLEKQYHLKSIEEMSALVHRAPKTVGYIVLGFVSLTLPPFGLFVGKLFAITSVASLLRERPLLVIVLVSMVVGSALLVLLYFKVSSALLSNPSDTLSAERERIPYGYNIPLIFLTLLIVGSGAGFIIIQHNVLLALLAVPLTFVFVLPRVMRGMERYDRTDPYHCGEKEPFDAALVYFEPSVRVKRMIYWSFTLLFVSVAVIGGLS; via the coding sequence ATGCTATTAACACTTATTCTATTACCGATAGCAACGGCTTTTTTAACACTGTTCTCCTCCAAACGTATGCAGTATTTTTTGAGTGGGGCTGTTTTAGCGATCGGGAGCTATCAATCGATTGTACTTTTTACCTCCGCAGAAAACATGTCGTTTCATCTCTCTTCTCTTTTTAATACCGTTATCATTGCCGCAGATATTATTTTATTGCTCTATTTTTTATATCAGGGTACGAAACACAACAGCTCGAAAGTCATCGTGTTAGCTGTCGTACAGTTAGTGCTGTTTCTATACATTGAGCATGCTGCTTCATCAGGACATTCAGCACAGGTAGTGGTTGATGGGCTCTCTAAATATACAATGGAGTATGATATTTCCTCTGGACATTCGGCAGAGATAGTGGTCGATGGGCTCTCCAAATTTATGTTTCTTATCATCAATATTGTGGGTGGGATTATCGTACTGTATTCCGTCCGTTATATGGAAGATGAAGAGGCAACACTGCGCAAAAAACAGCTTTTTATTGCCGGAATGTTCCTTTTTCTGTCGGTCATGAATGCTATTGTCTGCGCAAATTCTCTCATGCTTTTCTTCTTTTTATTCGAGATGACTACGTTGGCATCGTATCAGCTTATCGCTTTTCGCAATGATGAACTCAGCCGTACAAATGCCCTCAGAGCGCTTTGGATGAATCAAATCGGAGGAGCGGTGATCTTAGCAGGGGCACTAATCGCGCTTCGCAGTGCGAATACTTTGATGTTTGACACGCTGCTTCAGCATTCTGGAGGGATGTTGCTTCTTGCTTTGGCGCTGTTAAGTATGTCGGCATTGGTGAAAGGGGCATCGGTTCCGTTTGATAGCTGGCTGTTGGGAGCTATGGTTGCGCCTACCCCGGTGAGTGCGATGCTCCATTCGGCTACGATGGTCAAAATCGCTCCGTATTTGATTTTAAAACTTGCACCGGTACTTGGGACGACGCTACTCGGAGGGGTTTTATCCATAATAGGGGCTCTGGTATTTGTCGCCGCGTCGTATCTGGCGTTGTCTCGTTCGGTTTTCAAGGAGATATTGGGATATTCTACCGTGGCTCTTTTGGGGTTAATGATGGCTTTAGCGGCAATCGGTACGAAAGAGACGATGATGCTTGCAATGGTGCTGATGCTCTTTCATGCCCTCTCCAAAGCGCTGCTTTTTTTGGCGGCGGGAGTTTTGGAAAAACAGTATCATCTCAAAAGCATCGAAGAGATGAGTGCACTGGTGCATCGTGCTCCCAAAACGGTCGGCTATATCGTGCTGGGGTTTGTTTCGTTGACGTTGCCGCCGTTCGGTCTCTTTGTAGGGAAACTTTTTGCCATTACTTCGGTGGCATCGCTTCTGCGGGAACGCCCTTTGTTAGTGATCGTACTGGTCTCTATGGTCGTCGGGAGTGCATTGCTGGTGCTTTTGTATTTTAAAGTCTCTTCGGCGCTTCTCTCCAACCCTTCCGATACGCTCTCTGCTGAAAGGGAACGCATACCCTATGGCTATAATATTCCGTTGATTTTTTTGACTCTTCTGATCGTGGGGTCCGGTGCCGGATTCATCATTATCCAGCACAATGTATTACTTGCATTGCTGGCGGTTCCTCTGACCTTCGTCTTTGTTTTGCCGAGGGTTATGCGGGGGATGGAGCGATATGATCGGACTGACCCTTACCACTGCGGAGAAAAAGAGCCTTTTGATGCGGCCTTGGTCTATTTTGAACCTTCCGTTCGAGTAAAACGGATGATTTACTGGAGTTTTACCCTGCTGTTTGTTTCGGTAGCGGTTATTGGAGGGCTCTCATGA
- a CDS encoding complex I subunit 1 family protein produces the protein MIWVWIALAPILGGLVYGGERVLRARMQRRQGPPVLQPFYDMFKLLDKRTLIVHAPHALLGVAHFFVLWFTVAAIFLGWNLLYIVFLHLFAQMLLILAGYSVRSAYSHLGANRELLMLIAYEPILILVAVGFYLQSGSFDIAQIVRGGGYLVQMPLLFVALAMIVPIKVKKSPFDVGEAHQEIVGGVEIEYSGLFYEFLYMSRFLEYIFIYSFVFIFAGVSYGLGAALVAGVFLLVNLVDNATARVRTMHMVKIIYAVALSLSIVNIMWIVL, from the coding sequence ATGATCTGGGTATGGATTGCACTTGCACCGATTTTGGGTGGTTTGGTTTACGGAGGCGAACGGGTACTGCGGGCTCGGATGCAACGGCGTCAGGGGCCTCCGGTCTTGCAGCCGTTTTATGACATGTTTAAACTTTTGGATAAACGGACATTGATCGTCCATGCTCCTCACGCACTGCTGGGGGTTGCCCATTTTTTTGTCCTTTGGTTTACCGTCGCGGCGATCTTTTTGGGATGGAATCTTCTCTATATCGTGTTTCTACATCTGTTTGCCCAAATGCTGCTGATTCTAGCAGGCTATAGCGTGCGATCGGCGTATTCGCACCTGGGTGCGAATCGGGAGCTTTTGATGCTGATCGCGTATGAACCGATACTGATTTTGGTAGCGGTCGGTTTTTATCTGCAAAGCGGAAGTTTCGATATCGCACAGATCGTCCGAGGGGGAGGATATTTAGTCCAAATGCCGCTGCTGTTTGTCGCATTAGCGATGATCGTTCCGATCAAAGTGAAAAAATCGCCGTTTGATGTCGGTGAGGCGCATCAGGAGATTGTCGGCGGAGTCGAGATCGAGTACAGCGGTCTGTTTTACGAGTTCTTATATATGTCTCGCTTTCTCGAATATATTTTTATCTATAGTTTTGTTTTTATCTTCGCAGGAGTATCGTACGGTCTTGGAGCAGCTTTGGTTGCAGGGGTCTTTTTGTTGGTGAATCTGGTTGATAATGCAACTGCCCGTGTACGTACAATGCATATGGTTAAAATCATCTATGCGGTGGCTTTGAGCCTGTCTATCGTCAATATAATGTGGATCGTGCTATGA
- the nuoB gene encoding NADH-quinone oxidoreductase subunit NuoB — MKFFTAFRKKSPWILHYNAGSCNGCDIEILAALGPKFDLERFGVINTGNPKQSDIFLVTGPVTYRSRERLVELYSQIPEPKVVIAVGSCTATGGVFRGMYNVEDGIDQYIPVDVYVPGCASTPQLIIDAIVKALEILETKSKEIEKPFKLFGAIAMVGNKLSRLNMATRVKHDEI, encoded by the coding sequence ATGAAATTCTTTACCGCATTTCGTAAAAAATCACCCTGGATATTGCATTACAATGCCGGAAGCTGCAACGGATGCGATATCGAGATCCTCGCGGCGCTGGGACCGAAGTTCGATTTGGAACGGTTCGGGGTGATCAATACGGGGAATCCGAAGCAGTCGGACATCTTTTTGGTGACGGGGCCGGTGACGTACCGCTCCCGCGAACGTCTGGTAGAACTTTATTCACAAATCCCTGAACCAAAGGTGGTGATAGCGGTGGGATCATGCACGGCCACAGGGGGAGTATTTCGGGGGATGTATAACGTCGAAGACGGAATCGATCAGTACATTCCTGTAGACGTTTATGTTCCGGGCTGTGCTTCGACGCCTCAGCTGATCATTGATGCGATCGTCAAAGCACTGGAGATTTTGGAAACAAAAAGCAAAGAGATCGAAAAACCGTTTAAACTGTTCGGCGCCATTGCTATGGTCGGTAATAAACTGAGCCGGCTTAATATGGCAACAAGGGTGAAACATGATGAAATATGA
- a CDS encoding NADH-quinone oxidoreductase subunit C yields MMKYEITLATLLADIGAFYEPKKWHFLTVNGIDLGEGKIELQWIFSKYHVKDEIVIYYAISDYETPIPSVVSLIPSAFMGEREIVDMFGLTVEGAEKGLYLDEDSLPHPLRGES; encoded by the coding sequence ATGATGAAATATGAGATAACATTGGCCACTCTGTTGGCCGATATCGGTGCGTTTTATGAACCGAAAAAATGGCATTTTCTGACAGTTAACGGAATCGATTTGGGGGAAGGGAAAATTGAGCTGCAATGGATTTTTTCCAAATATCATGTCAAAGACGAAATTGTCATCTATTATGCTATCAGCGATTATGAGACGCCGATCCCTTCAGTCGTTTCGTTGATTCCGTCGGCGTTTATGGGGGAGCGGGAGATTGTCGACATGTTCGGGCTTACTGTAGAGGGGGCGGAAAAAGGGCTTTACCTCGATGAGGACTCTCTGCCGCATCCGCTAAGGGGTGAATCATGA
- a CDS encoding nickel-dependent hydrogenase large subunit, whose amino-acid sequence MKKTIQIPLGSQHISLLEPIRFKFECENEKIIGVDADVGFVHRGVELACTRSFEFKQVGYVVARVCGLCAITHSLSYTLAVEKLLGYEANDRIKYLRMLMVELDRIHSHMLCLAHTAENAGFEALFMQIMADRELVMDLQEAISGNRVQFDFIAIGGVNRDLTPELTSLIHKNLTLLSEKIDTLIGLFDNNWSLSLKYKGVGVLSLEDAYTYNALGPLARATGLATDVRVETSDFPYEAIGYKMVLESTGDIYARNFVRLREIVNSIAMCKNIADNLPSGEILEKTKGKPKGEAVVRVEAPRGELFYLVRGNGGNMLERVRIKTPTFSGIPAMMEVFKGSEYADAPAILASFDPCMSCTAK is encoded by the coding sequence ATGAAAAAAACGATTCAGATTCCTTTGGGATCTCAGCATATTTCGCTGTTGGAGCCGATCCGGTTTAAATTCGAATGTGAGAACGAAAAAATCATCGGTGTCGATGCCGATGTCGGGTTTGTTCACCGCGGTGTCGAACTGGCCTGTACCCGCAGTTTTGAGTTTAAGCAGGTGGGATATGTCGTAGCCCGTGTCTGCGGGCTTTGCGCGATAACCCATTCGCTCTCCTATACCCTTGCAGTCGAAAAACTGCTCGGCTATGAAGCGAATGATCGGATCAAATATCTGCGGATGCTGATGGTGGAACTCGATCGCATCCATTCGCATATGCTGTGTCTGGCTCATACGGCGGAAAATGCAGGATTTGAAGCGCTTTTTATGCAGATTATGGCCGATCGGGAATTGGTGATGGATCTTCAAGAAGCGATCAGCGGGAACCGGGTTCAGTTCGATTTTATCGCTATCGGCGGGGTAAACCGTGATCTAACACCTGAACTGACATCACTGATACATAAAAATCTCACGTTGCTCTCCGAAAAAATCGATACGCTGATAGGACTTTTCGACAACAACTGGTCATTGTCGCTTAAATATAAAGGAGTGGGTGTATTGAGTTTGGAGGATGCCTATACCTATAACGCTCTGGGACCGCTGGCCCGTGCAACCGGTCTGGCAACGGATGTGCGTGTCGAGACAAGCGATTTTCCTTATGAGGCGATAGGATATAAAATGGTTCTTGAATCCACAGGAGACATATATGCCCGTAATTTTGTCCGTCTTCGGGAAATTGTGAACTCGATTGCCATGTGTAAAAATATCGCCGATAATCTCCCCTCAGGAGAGATACTGGAGAAGACGAAAGGGAAACCGAAAGGGGAAGCGGTTGTGCGAGTCGAGGCTCCTCGCGGAGAACTCTTTTATCTGGTGCGCGGTAACGGCGGAAACATGCTCGAGCGGGTTCGTATCAAGACTCCGACCTTTTCGGGCATCCCTGCGATGATGGAGGTGTTCAAAGGTTCTGAATATGCCGATGCCCCTGCCATTTTGGCATCGTTTGATCCGTGTATGTCTTGTACGGCGAAGTAG
- a CDS encoding 4Fe-4S dicluster domain-containing protein: MFKSMFEALMNLFKPVHTLNYPAEEMVLPKGYRGLIEYDKESCIFCDKCEKVCPPGAILFYQPLEGEKEYRYNPWLCIYCGECVRACPKPEEALWQSETKQRSAVKEDGANEGWFAWEEACKQSREAYKALKQAGKIQNKSEE; encoded by the coding sequence ATGTTTAAGTCGATGTTTGAAGCATTGATGAATCTCTTTAAACCGGTACATACGCTAAACTATCCCGCCGAAGAGATGGTTCTTCCAAAAGGGTACCGTGGATTGATCGAATATGACAAAGAATCGTGCATTTTCTGTGACAAATGCGAAAAGGTATGTCCTCCCGGAGCGATTTTGTTTTATCAGCCGCTAGAAGGGGAAAAAGAGTATCGCTATAATCCGTGGCTTTGTATCTACTGCGGAGAATGCGTACGTGCATGTCCCAAACCCGAAGAGGCATTATGGCAAAGTGAAACAAAACAACGCTCAGCCGTGAAAGAAGACGGGGCAAACGAGGGATGGTTCGCGTGGGAAGAAGCATGCAAACAAAGCCGCGAAGCGTATAAAGCGCTCAAGCAGGCGGGTAAAATCCAAAACAAGAGTGAGGAGTAA
- a CDS encoding hydrogenase small subunit, which yields MRIVIVGGGIAAVYIANTLMEQNSGSEVVIVSDEEHPPYDRIHLCKLVEDCKCVDSIELELHPAVRLELNQKIISIDSAEKRIFSENAAFHYDKLIIATGSRPKALFDISGIENAATFRSQKDCEQIAQGMIGKNVVIVGAGPIALELLDTLMRSSAPQSITLLVRKNYLYSASISREGLALIREIFEADPRIKIDFNDAIVDREIVGSEIKRILTRNGTEIDNPFLIFGVGIDPNIPFARDVLECDRGILVDERMRTSDENIYCVGEAAQLREGGFIAGRVKECTIEADVAIANILGDTSKTFKEEVSIDGLKVGSFLFADVTATDFDPNDQENENILISHGDRIDQYIVNHDRLKRFIGINTNIDLLALKRLIETDAPIDAAYLYSNRLMSEYGKLVCSCEGVHELELVDIIRENAITSFADLKEHSKAGRTCGRCKQDVCAIISATPVDPVEAARLRAEKEAAAQAAELEKVRARIEKYNRLHPRNQLNAENFHEALESFEMSREFNRWVSMITASMHLHPQFEEVVEEGVTQLNKIPIIWLELADCTGNSEAFIKTSHPKVDDLILKYISLDYHELLMAASGDQSESALENILRNDSGKYLLIVEGAVPLGMDGKFLRIGPKGETGVDLLRRVAKNAVAVMAVGSCAYDGGVVAAAPNPTGAVGVAEALGRDDIINLPGCPTNPINIVGTLLQYIMFDEFPKLDSKNRPEWAYGFRVHDNCERRGHYDAEEFVREWGDEGAKKGWCLFEMGCKGPYADLNCSLVKFNEGTSWPVQAGHGCFACGQGKIAFDSYANNRKLPEGSHE from the coding sequence ATGCGTATCGTAATTGTCGGAGGCGGGATAGCCGCTGTATACATTGCCAATACTCTTATGGAACAAAATAGCGGATCTGAGGTGGTGATCGTTTCGGATGAGGAGCATCCTCCGTACGATCGGATTCACCTGTGTAAATTGGTAGAAGATTGTAAATGTGTCGATTCCATAGAGTTGGAACTTCACCCCGCCGTTCGATTGGAATTGAACCAAAAAATCATCTCTATCGATTCTGCAGAGAAACGCATTTTCAGCGAAAATGCCGCATTCCATTACGATAAACTGATCATCGCGACAGGTTCCCGTCCTAAGGCACTTTTTGATATCTCCGGCATTGAAAATGCGGCAACGTTCAGAAGCCAAAAAGATTGTGAGCAGATTGCGCAGGGGATGATCGGCAAAAACGTCGTGATTGTCGGAGCGGGTCCTATCGCATTGGAACTTCTTGACACACTCATGCGCAGCAGTGCTCCGCAGAGCATCACCCTGCTGGTCCGAAAAAACTATCTCTACTCCGCCTCGATCAGTCGTGAGGGGTTGGCGCTGATACGTGAAATTTTCGAAGCCGATCCCCGTATCAAAATCGATTTTAATGACGCGATTGTTGATCGGGAGATTGTCGGATCGGAAATTAAGCGTATCTTGACCCGTAACGGGACGGAAATAGATAACCCATTCCTCATTTTCGGAGTCGGAATCGATCCGAATATCCCGTTTGCCCGTGACGTACTCGAATGCGATCGGGGCATATTGGTCGATGAGCGGATGCGTACTTCCGATGAAAATATCTACTGTGTCGGAGAAGCGGCACAGCTCCGAGAGGGGGGATTCATCGCCGGACGGGTGAAAGAGTGCACGATAGAGGCCGATGTCGCCATTGCCAATATCTTGGGCGATACGAGTAAAACTTTCAAAGAAGAGGTTTCCATCGATGGGCTTAAAGTGGGATCGTTTTTGTTTGCCGACGTTACCGCAACCGATTTTGACCCGAATGACCAAGAGAACGAAAATATCCTGATCTCTCACGGAGACCGTATTGATCAGTACATCGTCAATCACGACAGGCTCAAACGCTTTATCGGGATCAATACCAATATCGATCTGCTTGCCCTCAAACGTCTAATCGAAACCGATGCGCCGATCGATGCGGCGTATCTCTATTCGAATCGTCTGATGTCGGAATACGGAAAACTCGTTTGCAGCTGCGAAGGGGTGCATGAACTGGAACTGGTCGATATCATCCGCGAGAACGCCATAACGTCGTTTGCCGATCTCAAAGAACACTCCAAAGCGGGGCGTACCTGCGGACGGTGCAAACAGGATGTGTGTGCGATCATCTCCGCAACTCCGGTCGATCCGGTAGAGGCGGCGCGTCTGCGTGCCGAAAAAGAAGCGGCGGCTCAAGCGGCGGAACTGGAAAAAGTACGTGCGCGGATCGAAAAATACAATCGTCTCCATCCGAGAAATCAGTTGAATGCCGAGAATTTCCACGAGGCGTTGGAATCGTTTGAAATGAGTCGCGAATTCAACCGATGGGTATCGATGATTACCGCATCGATGCATCTGCACCCTCAGTTCGAGGAGGTTGTAGAAGAGGGGGTGACACAGCTGAATAAAATCCCGATCATTTGGCTGGAACTCGCCGATTGTACGGGTAACTCTGAAGCGTTTATCAAAACCTCCCACCCCAAAGTGGATGATCTGATCCTCAAATATATCTCGCTCGATTATCATGAACTTCTGATGGCGGCATCGGGGGATCAGTCGGAATCGGCACTGGAGAACATTTTGCGTAATGACAGCGGGAAATATCTTCTGATCGTTGAGGGGGCGGTTCCCCTGGGGATGGACGGCAAATTTTTGCGAATCGGTCCGAAGGGGGAAACGGGCGTTGATTTATTGCGCCGCGTTGCCAAAAATGCCGTAGCCGTCATGGCGGTCGGATCATGTGCGTATGACGGAGGGGTTGTCGCAGCCGCACCGAATCCGACAGGTGCCGTCGGAGTCGCGGAAGCGTTGGGTAGAGACGATATCATCAACCTCCCCGGATGTCCGACGAATCCGATCAATATCGTCGGAACCCTGCTTCAATACATCATGTTCGATGAATTTCCAAAACTCGATTCCAAAAACCGTCCCGAATGGGCATACGGGTTCCGTGTCCATGATAACTGTGAACGCCGCGGTCACTACGACGCAGAAGAGTTTGTTCGCGAATGGGGAGACGAAGGGGCGAAGAAGGGGTGGTGTCTTTTTGAAATGGGGTGCAAAGGGCCCTACGCCGATCTCAACTGTTCACTCGTAAAATTCAATGAAGGGACGAGTTGGCCGGTACAGGCTGGTCACGGATGTTTTGCCTGCGGACAGGGAAAAATCGCGTTTGACAGCTACGCCAATAATCGTAAATTACCGGAGGGAAGTCATGAGTAA